The window gaggtgggtaattttcgaaattttCTTATAAAGTGAGGTCGCTATGTGTAtattgaattaccgtaaagcattttgtcactctcacatgaacgtgaacatgaggcgagattgtgtcgagTCGGCGGCGGCGCAGCTCagcttgcaagtgctgtattctggcgtagatgtgccagagggggttagtgctcgcctcaaacacaccactacaagtcaattaaccatcgtaaggacttagaaaacttaaaaaagttacttagttctgctttaacatTAACGACgaataataaatgctttagaagtactgttcattattagttcatgttaactaatagttaacaaatgaaacctagctgtaaagtgttactaatttatgaaaatgtaaatacaaattacaataaCCACAACAGATTACAATAATCTGGGTGTTGACAGCTCATACTCTTTGTTGTCAGTTTATGTTATTTAGCTGTTTTGATGTTCTCCTTGTCAAAACAGTCTGATCAAGTCAAATTTACATTCTACTGGCATATGCAATAAACATCCATCATACACAAACAGGGGAAAAAACAAATCTAAAAGAAATACATAatacatgcacattcccaaatttctatatagcctaattattgttaatatgtaattcctttttccaggagctcattgcttctaccttaaAGTTAAATGCTAACAgtgtttgtaaattaattgcccaaattattacattgtttgctaactgcattcttcttaaattgtaattttgacatgcattctctgtaaaactgctttgaaatgatatgtattataaaaagtgctatataaataaaggtgacttgacttaacATAGTAAATGCATAATTTGTAAATGCAATTCATACATACAATGACTTGAACAGATAATCTTTCATTGAAGTGAAAAGACCTTTTTGCAGCTATCAATGGACAAGGCTTCATGTCACACAACATCTCAACCTAGAAAAAAGGGATTTTGCCCCAGTCTTTGCTTTTTCCACTGCTTCTATTTGCACACGCCGAGGCTCATCATTCACACAGACTACAGTCATTCTCTCAGCTCTCAGCAGACGCTCCTCTAGCTGCTGACTGTCACAGTATCCCTCTCTCTTAAAGCTAACAATGGAGTGCAGCAGTGTATCATCTAACACCACTCTCTGCTCTGTTCCATTGGGCTGTTTGATGGTTACATTGGCCTTGGCTCTGTTTTGAACGCTTTCACACCTGCAGCTTTTTCTGCACTCCTTGCATTTAATATGGAACAGTTTGGAATTCGAGAAAGAGAGTGTGGCACCACATGAACAAAAATACTCAAAGTTCCATAATACCTCAGTGACCAGCCCTGAGATGACTGTCTCTTTAGGCTCCTGTAAATGGTCTTCTAAAGGAGGAAATGGCTCCAGTGTTGTGAGTTCAGTTGAACAGAGTACATTTCCTTCGCCAAAGTCACAGATGGAAagacttttaaatatataccacTGATTGAGGGTTACAGAAAATCCATCTGCTAGACTCAAGTGAACTTTTGCAGTGTTGTCATACAGTGTATGATGAGAATAATGCATCCCTTCTTCATTAGGTAGGATATTGATTGCAGGCTGACTCTCTAAGATCTTTCCAGTAACAAtaaccttaaaataaaatgacattattCAGCcttcaaagaaaagaaaaacagcatattacaatgatctctgaaggatcatgtgatactgaagactggagtaatggctactgaaaatttcgtactgtatttttgatcaaatacatgtagccttggtgagcataatagACTGCAACATAAcatatcttaaaggattagttcactttaaaatgaaaattagcccaagctcaCCCATTACTCAGCCTCaatccatcctaggtgtatatgactttcttctttctgatgaacacaatcagagatatattaataaatatcctgacgtgtccgagatttataatggcagtgaacaggatcAACGactatgaagctgaagaaagtgcatccatccacatccatccatgtACTCCACACGTTTATGATGGCTCTACGccccttccgtattcaacgtacGGGGGTGGCGGGGGGAAGTAACTGACGACGTTAGGTACGCTTTCTTCATGAGTTGAATATTGAAGGCAGTCTGGTGCAAGCTATTTTACTTTagaacttgttaaatatggatatttttcttaaacaaacatcacttcgcttcagaaggcctttattaaccccccggagccgtgtagagtatgtttatgatggatggatgtggatggatgcactttcttgagcttcaagcTCGTTGGtccccgttcactgccattatagaGCTTGGATGCgtaaggatatttattaatatttctctgattgtgttcatcagaaatatacacctaggatggcttgagggcgagtaatggctgtgctaattttcattttaaagtgaactaatcctttaagattcCAAACTTTTGTAGTGGATaacaaaacatacaaaatgataagaaataaaaatattgtactTAATTTACTGACCTCTCTTAAgtaatttgtgttctttttcACCTCTGCAAGAGTTAATGTTGGTTGCTCTTGACAATTTTTGAAGGACAAGCGTCTCTTATGATGTAAACGCTGAGagcttttacattttttaaggacCCTACAAGAAAAAGTTAAAAGATTggcatatattattattatttttaaatataggctttgctcattattattgtaattcaaATGTACTGACTATACAAACAATGACTTTTATTGGGATttaattcacatataaacatatgaataaaagtttttttcaagTAAGTGCGGTTGTGCTTCAGTTTACCTTTTTTGATGTGGTCTGTGAGTTGATCAGTGTTAAATCATATAAAAGTGATTGTGAACGTTTTGAACGGTCAGAGTTTTGggtgaacagactttcaataGAGGGGCAGAAATCTcttagatttcattaaaaatatcttaatttgtgtttcaaagattaaTTAAAGTCTTATGGCAGGGCTCAACATAAGGATATTTTCTACTGGCCCAGTTGGGCCAGTGATTCCAATTTTTCTTGCCCCACCAAACTTTTCACttgccccacaacaaaaaaattaaagtaactgaaaagaaaatgggcctataaaataagccAAGTTATTGTTTTCGTTGTTTTTGATACAtgtaactttaataaataaggttatgacaccaaaagttACTAGATTAACtcacttaaattttaaatattgttagataaataaacagcaagtaataaaatagtaataaataatcaaattactagCACAAAtgaatacaacagaacaaacatataaatgaaataaacaatgcttttcaagtttttcatgtaggttttaacaggagattttcaggtacagaaattgtaatatCTATAACTACAGATATATAATATAACTTTATAACAAACTTTATTAATAagtcaagagcagttacagatgcgtaatgttttgaaatgttgaaaatataaaacgttaaatactgttattttaaattattttaaaattgaaaagacactttaaacctgaaattaaacccgccagtaggtggcagcaagtccctgctaatgagcgagtcattgagattcaactggattcaaccgattcattcaaatggctgattcattcaggaagtgttgctcagagactccaaacaattctgtggactttgtttggaactattttcgttggcgaaataGAGTGAAACAGGCGATTTGGTGTCTAACatgtaagtcacttgatattaagttattgttcattaaactgtattctgtataaaatcaatatcgcATTTGTAATTTCTGATATTTGAACAAAAACGGCGCTGTgtaatattggttaactatattaaatgatataaatataaaagatataGCCTACTGGGGCATTttgccccttatcttgaattctggggcattctaaaggcattttaatagactaaatcacgAGTGAAAGCGCACACTCTAAAATAGATAACGTTACGCGCACTTTTCTAACCTAACTTACTAGACTAACGTTACGTCATGTATTGCATGCGTGCACTCAATGggtgtgtttttatttgtttttttgtaaagtgagggacatactcGATCATTTCAGATCGTTAATCAACAATTACGAAATCATAGACATAGACGATATATATCGcacaccctacagcactggcccgatcgggcaagtgaccgttccgtctactgtcccgagcgtcgttcacactggccccgggccatcgggcagtccttattgtcgaaCCCTGCTTATGGTCTTATAAAAGTCTTATAAAGTCTTATAAAACTTAGGTCTTGTGAAGTAAGGCTTACAATGATGTCAACCCAAAATGGCTGCCCTCAACCACGGAATCAGCAATAGCGACTTATAAGGGTAAAATAACTATGACAGCATTTTGATCCAAGataaaaaacagaattgtaACAGTTACTTTGATAATAAATTAATCTGACAATTAGTGCTGGGTGGTACGTTTCTGTTTTTCACATAATCAAAAccataaaacagcattttatcTAAATTTTGCATGCAGCAGGACAGTTTAAATTtctgtaaattattataaaaaaataaaagtcctaTTATAATCCCATTACAGTTTCTGCTCTTATTGAAATAACACTACTTGCATGTAAATTTTagttaaatgttatatttaaagcTATGTGTAATGTTCAAACCATCAAATTGTACTTAACGCTACCTTTGTGCTACCTTTCTCTGTTGCATTCTGTTTcgttgacacacacacatgcttgaTGTTTAATAGCCATCTTGCAATACTCACATGATTGTGAAAGTACAATATTTACAGGTAAACTTAGGCTTCATCAGTAAAATATAAGCTATGCACATGGCCCAAATAACAATGTTATCACATAACTAACACATTCTTCCTTTGTGAAAATTGTGTGATCCTCTGAGTGCGTAATACAAAAGTCCTGCAGCTAGGTTTGGATACTCAGTTGTCTTAAATAATAAAGGATCTGAGACCAACACTTATGAATCACACTTATGAATCGGAATAAGAGTAAAATGAATGAAGATTAAAAATGTTGACAAACTTTCACCCTGAGTAGCTTTATACATACGGCCCCAGATCTGCATTATACCTGTATAGGTAAATAATATTCCATTCTTTTAACAAGACATGCAGGTTACAGGAACTGATACTAACATCTgacaataaaattatttttttgcaagGTACCTACTGTTCAGTGTTGTGTGAAGGAAGATTTTGATTTTCATCATATGTCCCCCCATCTGGGTGATCCTATAATGCAGAAAGAGCAAATGGAGTTATATTTATGCCACTAATATTTTCAAATGCAATTCCATGAAGTACACAACTGGTTACAACTGAAACTATGTGTTATTGTTACAGTGTTACAGAAACAATTTTAGATACTTGAGATTTAGAACTGATTGAgacaatgttttaaatatgtattattaacaaaaaaaatcttttaaacaaCTCACCTCAGCCAAAGAATAATCATCAGAGGGATTCTGCAAGACCATTGTAACTAAAGAGACATGAAAGGAGATTATATTCATCATGTATGTTTTACAAATCACAGctggtaaaaaacaaaaacaaaaaaaacttacagttttgatttatagTTATGTTTCCTTTTACACTTGTCTGGCTAATTGTTGGAGCGCTGACTGGACTTCCATGATCCGCTGAAGCAGTGATATTCAGATGTGAAGGAGTATGAGCTAAAATTGCCCTTACATGGTCTCTTACTGAGAGAAAttagaaacaaaaacagaaatgacCAGTCAAAAACTAATGGTTAGCATAATGATAATGCTGTAGACTTGACCCATGATTGAGTTATAAGTTAAATTAATTCTCCATAAGTTAAAATACCTAACAAACTAAAATGTCAATTGACAGTAAACCCAACTCTCCCAAATGACACCTATTCAACTTACACTTTTACAGTGTTTCTTACCAGATTTATTTTGCAATGGACTTGGGCAAGGGGGAATGTTTTCTGATTCTGGGTCCGCATCAACTGGAGAGATGTGGAAAAACAAAGAGGATAGAGGCATTAATAACAGCTTGGTATTTTAAGAATATGAATTAAATGAGAAATGTAACATTTCATATTTCAGTGAAATTTTGCAGGCGAAAAAGGTTTATTGTCAATAATGCACAAAGCACCACTCACAGAGAAATCACTTTCAAACCAGCAAACAAGCAGTTTTGCAGATCACATAGAATCACATTGAATGACTGGAATTCACCTGGAACATTTTGCAGAGCAATTGTAAATATGACTACACATTGATTAGCCTTTAATCTGCGTCTTGGAAACTatcaataagaaataaaaatgagatGAGTACTCATTTTGCTTCAGTAACTTTAGTGCAATGAACAGATAACTAATTAAGACTGATGTGAGATGGTGGCATTGTACAAATACCAATAATGGGCTCACGGTCTTTGTGCTGTTATATGACTATTACTTTATTAGTGTTTGAATAGCTAATACCTTAATGTAACTTACCTTTAGACTTTTTATACAGACATCTGCTTGTTGCTGATGATCGTTTGGTTTTAGATTTAGACTTTCTCTTCATTTTACTCTGATGGACTTTGACTTAAGATCCTTAAAGAGAGGTGCTGACTTTATGAGGTGCTATGAGTCTACATATTCAGCAGACCTAACAGGACcaagaaaatattacaaaacccataattaatacattaaacaaaaataaaaaaaaataacaaaaaataaaacctcaGCAATGATCTTATCCAGAAAAAAAGTTCACTATAATGCAAATTTGTggcctttaaaaaaattatacattagaTTATACATTACAACTAAAATAGTGTAATTCTCAACCGACAGCTAACTGGGATATTTAAATGCCTGTAAACTAAAGGGTGATGCAATATTTTGTGCAGATAGCCTATATGACGTCGATGTAGTTGCAGAAACAAGAAAGTAATAATTAGCCAGTTTTAGTGCTCTTTGTCGTTCCTGCTATGTGCAGAAAATggattatttaaaataacttattgCGTTTATCAAGTACcgtggtcattttttttttttttaatcaaaagcaTGGTCACGTATAGCACAAAGTTCGTGCCGTGCATATACGCTAACATAAAAAAACACTTGCAGGAAATAAtacaaccaaaaaaaaagtaaagttttGCATCATCCGTTGAAGATCACATACATTTCATTATAGTAAAACAGCCACAgacatgtttaaaatgtttactttGTTCATTGTGGTAGAAAATCTATAACGTAGGCTACTCACTTCAGGTGTCGCACAGAATCCACATACGACGGAAACTTGATACTTTTAAAAGAATTGAAGTAGTAAGTCAATACAAAAGAGCTTCAAAATATTAGAGAAACCCACACTAATGCACACACGC of the Megalobrama amblycephala isolate DHTTF-2021 linkage group LG12, ASM1881202v1, whole genome shotgun sequence genome contains:
- the LOC125280723 gene encoding uncharacterized protein LOC125280723; amino-acid sequence: MKRKSKSKTKRSSATSRCLYKKSKVDADPESENIPPCPSPLQNKSVRDHVRAILAHTPSHLNITASADHGSPVSAPTISQTSVKGNITINQNFTMVLQNPSDDYSLAEDHPDGGTYDENQNLPSHNTEQVLKKCKSSQRLHHKRRLSFKNCQEQPTLTLAEVKKNTNYLREVIVTGKILESQPAINILPNEEGMHYSHHTLYDNTAKVHLSLADGFSVTLNQWYIFKSLSICDFGEGNVLCSTELTTLEPFPPLEDHLQEPKETVISGLVTEVLWNFEYFCSCGATLSFSNSKLFHIKCKECRKSCRCESVQNRAKANVTIKQPNGTEQRVVLDDTLLHSIVSFKREGYCDSQQLEERLLRAERMTVVCVNDEPRRVQIEAVEKAKTGAKSLFSRLRCCVT